A stretch of Miscanthus floridulus cultivar M001 chromosome 13, ASM1932011v1, whole genome shotgun sequence DNA encodes these proteins:
- the LOC136500647 gene encoding uncharacterized protein isoform X2 has product MPDVKPAAAAAAVTKAAAGDLPSPAATPAPAPAVANSNGTPQKPPPIPAAAFDMPKPNLRGLNKPKCIQCGNVALSRSEADQHIAG; this is encoded by the exons ATGCCGGACGTGaagcctgctgctgccgctgccgccgtcacCAAGGCGGCGGCTGGTGACTTGCCTTCTCCTGCTgctactcctgctcctgcgccggcGGTGGCCAACAGCAATGGGACGCCGCAGAAGCCGCCTCCTATTCCAGCCGCCGCCTTCGACATGCCCAAGCCAAACCTTCGGGGTCTTAACAAGCCCAAGTGCATCCAGTGTGGTAACGTCGCCCTTTCCCG TTCTGAAGCAGACCAACACATTGCCGGATAA
- the LOC136500647 gene encoding uncharacterized protein isoform X1, protein MPDVKPAAAAAAVTKAAAGDLPSPAATPAPAPAVANSNGTPQKPPPIPAAAFDMPKPNLRGLNKPKCIQCGNVALSRCPFQCCKSYCYKAQNPCHIHGICDILL, encoded by the exons ATGCCGGACGTGaagcctgctgctgccgctgccgccgtcacCAAGGCGGCGGCTGGTGACTTGCCTTCTCCTGCTgctactcctgctcctgcgccggcGGTGGCCAACAGCAATGGGACGCCGCAGAAGCCGCCTCCTATTCCAGCCGCCGCCTTCGACATGCCCAAGCCAAACCTTCGGGGTCTTAACAAGCCCAAGTGCATCCAGTGTGGTAACGTCGCCCTTTCCCG GTGTCCGTTCCAATGTTGCAAGAGCTACTGCTACAAGGCCCAGAATCCTTGCCACATCCATGGTATATGCGACATACTCCTTTGA